tttaaacttcaaaaattttaaGTATTGAATAATGTTTTGAGGTCAATTTGTTTAGGAGTTTAAACCCCCAAAATCTAGTGAACCAAAAGGAAACATTGTATTCACAACCACTATATTTAATCTCAAAGTCAAAACTTCATTCACAACAATGTGACAAAAAATAAcgaataaagaagataagaatgaaCTATATTGTTTTGCTTGTAGTACGAATCATTCAGACCACTATTACAAGGAGGGGGCAGgaatgagaaaaagagaagTAAGAAAGATATTTCAAACAGGATAAAAATGTCTTTCTTCGATCAAATCTGCGTTAGTTACTCAACAAATTTTCTGTCactttgaaaatcaaaatgaattaTTCTGGaggacaaaaaattattttaaaatttgagggACATAAAGTATCAATTGCACATTTTAGGGACTCAagaaaacactttgaaatgtCGGAGACTAAAAAGAATACTTTAAATTTTGGAACACTAAAAAACTTATTCATAAATTTGAGGGACTTTGATTGTCAATTTTACATTTGAAGGACTAAGAAATCATTTTTAAGTTTGGgaaactaaaataaagttttatccAGATTTTaggaacaaaaatatatttagggcaaaaaaaataaaaagtgaattttaaatcaCTATCCTAGTTACAAGAGACCAAAAAAGGCATTTTCTGAAATTCTGAGACTAGAAgaacaatttattaatttggaggactaaaagaaaaaaaaaatattcaaatttgagagattaaaaacatatttaagcctTCTTCTAACAATAACTAATTTCTTCAATGACACAAACACCAAGACGAAAAACTACAATGGCAATCAGGTTAGCAAATAGATTCTAGAAGACAAAAAGAATTGGAAAGTAAGCCAACCTCAGAAAAATAAAGGATGAAGTCAAGAACTTGATCAATCACAGTATCATTTAAAAAACCATGCTATACTCATGCAGTGTCATAAGATTGTATGTAAGACAAGTAAGCAACAAATTACTTGCCTGGTTGCTGCACAATATTTCAATAGAAGGTCTAAGCTTTTGCCAAGGCTTAAATCCAGATCGAAAGGGTCCATCTCCAACTGTTTGATGCTGTGACTGTGAACCAGTAAGCCCAGGGGCGAAACTACCATCAGCATTTAAGCTGTCCAAAGGTTTGTCAAGCACCATCTTCtcaattacataattaataaccTAAACCAACCAAAAGAAGGGAAAGTTAGTTCATCGTAAGAAAATGTATCATTTACATGTGGGGATATGTTTGGAGAATCCACACACGTgaacaaacaaaaactaaactaaattcAAAACGAATAGGACTTTTGGAAAGCATGATCAAAGTTAACTTAAAACCACGCGCAAAAAGAATCAAGGCAATTATTAATACCAATtgtcaattaatataaaaacataccTTATGAATTCTTAATATACGTGGAGCACTTAGCTTCCCTTGGGTGACAATCTGGACTGAGGAGCCTTCACACGGCTGCAAATAGAAACTGCATCTGCAGTGGttatcaaaagaaaacacatatcAACGAGAGCATTATATAACTAGGCTGAGATTGTCATCATGGTgagacaatcaaattcaaagaCAATGtaccatttctctctctctctctccacacacacacacacacacacacatatatatataagaataagaatTTAACTATGACTTTTAAccatatataaattgatttcatgttaaaaaaacCATGATAAGTGCTACCATATTTTTggatatgaataaataaatgtaatccTCATAGTTAAGCAATTATGCTGAAGgaacaaaatatacaaattgtCACAAGCACGACTTATTGCTCTTAACTACAAGCACATATTGTAGGCAACTATtaatatggaagaaaaaaataaagagggGGGCAAAATTACTTAGTGTTTTCTCTGGGAGGTAACCGATTATTCAAGACACAATCAAGGCACCACCAGGGGAAGTCTTTCTCATCCTTAGTTCCATCTAAATCAGTAATTTTTTTCCTCCACGGACCTCCATGAGAGCCCTCAGTAATAATGGAAGGAGGGGAAGTAACTGAGAATTCAAACGGAGGATAAACCATAGTATCATTCTCAGAACTACCATCAACCTCAATTCTTGAATGGGTAAGACTTCTAGAAGCAATATCTTTTCCAGATAATAACTCCCCATTAGCTGAAGCTGGGGATCCTGTTCTCTGCTTTCGTTTTCTCAACCAATGAGCCAGGAGCCCTTTAAGGGTTTCACGGCCCAAATTAACCTGCACAATAACAGGCAACGATTTAGATTGTTCACACATAACAACTAACTGATGAAAACATTCTCATTACGTCATTATGTGCATGAattgcatattttttaaaactataaagCTTCAAAACAGAACTTAGCTAATTTAGTTCAACAGACATAAAAATCTTTATGCTTCCATCATGACCATTTGAGCAAGATTGAGCAAGATAGGAATAATTCCAGATTGAGCAAGATTATGTACTAAAGATGGTATGATGATTATGTGCCACACTGACTGCAATGAATCCCATGAAAATTAAGTGGTTGACACTTATACAGTTTCACGTCAATTATAGTCGATGCTAACAACTAAATAAGgagttaaatttaattgtagTGGCATACAAAAAGCTAGGagcaaaattaatataattataaatttaaaaaaagggaaaatacatttttcaagACAATGATGCCATTACCTTATCATCTTCAGGCTTGCCGACAATGTTAAGATCTGCTGAATACATTTCTGCAGAAAAACACTGGGGTGTGTCCAAATGAACTGACAAGCTTCCAAGCCTGGTATCCACAGTAAACCAAGCAGGAATGCTAACCTAAAGCAGcatttgcaaaaattaaaagcTGGCTTGAACAAATAAAGTACAGAAAACCATGTCATCTtgtcaagaaaagaaaatataattattaaaaaagaaattcatgaTGTGAATCATACCATCTCAAATaactcttcctttttctcctcaaATGAAACCTAGATAGGTCACAAGTAAAGCAAAAGCTATATTAGTTGAAACTTTGTAAATATCATTCATTTATTACAGACAATCTTCTTCCCTGGCAAAAAGAAATGTGATACAAGttacaaataaaaatgcaaCCAGTTGTCACCTTTCCATAATCTTCAATCACAACGCCTTTAGTAATCTCCCAAAGTTTCACTGAACCAGATGCATCCTTTACAAAAGGTTATTCATCAGGTGAGAAAATAACAGAGAAAGGTCATGTCAATATGCAGGGCATAATAAAATTACCAGAAAACATCACGGTTACCTTTGTCAGCACATGCCtcttattattcaaaacttCATGTTGTACTATTGCAGGTGTACCAAGGATAGTTAAGGTAGGTTCTTTGTATACAGGAACCTATTAGATCAATAATTTCGACAATAAAGGGACAATTATTAGTTCTGAGAAAAAGAGAAcccaaaagaaaattattttcaacaaaaactAGTTCAGAAGACAAAATATGTCATGTCATATTCACTAACAGGAAGTACTAATATTGGATATGTAAGCTAACATGCCTCATCTATACATGTAGATATGCAACTGGTATTATGAGAACCGAGAGCAACACGATGGAagataaacatataaaaaattaaaatagtaattttgtTTCAGAAATAAATGTAACATACAGGGGTAGATCCTTCCAGTGACACTCTTGCTCTTGAAAAAGACAAGTTTCCTGCTAAAAAAGAATTGCCTCTCTGGAAAATCTTTTCGGGATTGCATCCTTCAGTGGGCCATCTATGAACTGAAGAGTCTGTTGATGCAACCCACATGCTATCACCGTGCAAAGCTAATTGAAGAATAGGGTGCTCGCCAGTACAAAGCAAACTACTCTCTCTGGTTTGCAAATCTGTCAAGTATAACTTAGGATATAAAAGAATACGATATTAGAAGAAGCGGTTCATGAGTTAAACAGGAAAAGGAGATGTCATGTCACATAAATTCAAGAagtaacaagaaaaaaaaaatagtttgatgTTAATTTTAGTTGAAGGTTGCACTCACTGAAAAGTCTCTCCCCCCACTATAAACATGACTAAACGTTGGGGTGCTGGCAAGTGCCCAAACAGAATCTGTATGAACTGCATAAGAATGCACACATCTCTGCTGACCTATATCCCAAAGCCTGTGAGGAAAGATGGACAAATTATTagtcaacaacaaaacaaaacgaATTGAAATGCTTATAACTACTCCATAAACCATTACCTTATCATTGAGTCTGAAGATCCAGATAAACAATATCTGCAATAATGAACAGTAAAAGCATCACAGCTGACTTGTTGAAAAAACATATTACTTAGTTTGAACTGAACAAATTTATCCAGTGAAAAGATACACTGTgtaacaatgaaaaaaaaacccAACAACACTTTTCACGGTATGATTGACTACTAAACAAGTCCACTCTCACATAGTCAATCAAAGAATTAGGTTGTTCATGTGCATTGTTATCGAAAGGTTGTGGGAACACATAGAAATGCCAAATGAGCAAGATAGATGAGAAGAGAGAGACagaattttatgataataaagaaattataaataaaaaggagTAAAAGCAAGTtacaaactttaaaatataattgtaaactGAAAAATAGCAACTTAAACTAGATTTCCAACCCCACGCACCTGCCAGTAGAATCCAGAAGCAGAGCCCTGATGTTATCTGTGTGCCCTTTTAGCTTTAGGGTCTTTGATCCTGTTCTTGCGTCCCAGACACGCACAACCTAGAGAATCCCCCAAAAATGTGGAAGAAGAAACAAACCATGGTAAAGAAACATGCCACAAAATTCAAGCTACTAAAGCGAtacatctttatataataaGCACAAACAAACCACTTCCAATGTTTCAAAACTTAAAGAAGCatcaacaaatcagagtatagGCCATACTGTACCTTTTCAGTGCCACCAGACACGAGAATTGTTCCACTTTCATTAGTAGCTAATGCATAAACAGAATCTTTATGGCCTTTGGCAGCAATTGGAATGTATCCCTGAGTTTGATTAGTGTTCATGGACATATTGGTGCTTGAGTTAATAGTTCGCAAGCTTGTCAATGGTAGTAAGTTGCCAGAACCATTGATACCATTTGAAGATTCGTCAACTGTAGTGTCATTGCTCTTAGAGACTGGAGTGGTGGCAGCCTCTATATCCCATACAAAAACCTCCCCACCAAGGCCACCAGAGGCAACAACATTGCTCTAAAATGCATGACACTATTAAACAATCAAAGAATGGATTTGACATTGATAATTCAaccaaattatatattgattcaATACACGACATATAGAAACAGCAAGTTAACTTTTTTCTTGATGCACGAAATAATAAGAGTAAAATGTTTGAAGCACGTTACATTTTTTCCTGCTGCTGCAAGGCAAGTAACATAGTCAGAGTGTTGCCGAAGCGTCCTAGTACAAGTTCCAAGGGACAAGGCATTCCATGTCTAACACACAAAAAAGAAGATGCAAATAATTATGAAAGTACTTGCATCATTTCAGAATATTAAGGATTGGTTTTGGAACAAAAAAGCTAACCACCAACAAACCTTGAGGGTAGTATCTGACGAACAAGAAACAAGTGTACTGTCACCAACAAGAACGGCGTCATTAACCTGCAAGAATAAAATagcatttatttataaattatgtatttgattGTACTTAAGCTATTTTGTACGTGCTAAAGATTGTGCAGGTGTCAGGTTTTGTGGGTACAACTTAAATGCTAATGAAACAGGGTTTTGGACTTTGGGGGGAAAGGTAAAAGTTGAAGAATGATCATAAGTTCAAGAACATTGACATATAGAACAAAAGAATTGCATGAATTCCTAACGAACGACAATAAATAGTTAGACAAAAAGAGGataatttaaaggaaaaaatgtCCACTGGACATTTCAGGATATTATGAATTTTACAGTATAAGAGAAGGCAAGAGAAATAGACAACCTAAAAACAAAGTTCAAAAATGCAGAGATAACTTTATCTCAAAcaatacaaaatcaaattcagTTGCACACGTGCACTTGCAGTTTTGGGatattttaaacatgaaaatcCAATAGGTTTTTATAGCTTTTCCTTTTCAACCATACCTTCACAATTAGAATTAAGCTCGTTAAATTTCAAGACCACAAATCATTACAGACAGCAGGAAAGGATATCCGAGGAAGTActccacaaaaaataaaataaataaaagtcaatGTCAAATTCAGACCATTGAAGCCCTACTTTTGCAGATGAAATTCTAAAAAGACAATACTCATCTTAGTATAAACATCCAATACACCCCACACATAATCATAACCAAGATGGCAAGACCCCAACAATGAGAGCTCTTTAACAAATAGCATGGTAAATAGATTTCCCACATTGCATCATACATTTTCTTACACCTTTtgaccttttaaaaaaaaatgcattattAACAGTGTAACATAAAGTCCACCAAGAAATTCCTTGTGCaggaaaaatgacaaaaatagctGCTGGAAGGTGTTCCATTTCAGATGAAGCTTTACGAAGTAATCATGATTCAAAAACACTGCCATGTACCAGAAGTTactaaataaaaagtaaactattaaatggaaggaaagaaaaaaaataacacaagaaTTACCCAATCAACATGAGATTCAAAAGTAGCCGAGCATGTTGCTCTATCCACAGAGAGTACCCATCGCTTTAACCTGCCATCACGGCTCCCGGTGAAGAGATAATCAGACCCGTCAGATGCTTCAGATGTAAGCAGAGCCAAACAATTTATGCCTGCACAATGCTGAAGTAAAGAGCCAAGTTACAATTCTAGACTGTGCaactaagaaaaataagaaatattgaaagaaTAAAGTCTATGACAATAACACTTTTCAAAGCAAAACACAAGTATTCATGAAGATTTGATCGATTAGAAAGTAAATATTGggtaaatattaaaaaccaaAAGGTCAAAATATGCAAACCACCAAGTGGGTCTAAGTCAACgtaaaaagagaaattaagattaaaatttagGGTAAACCTCCATCTTGGTATTTGTAAAATTCTTTCCGATGTGAATTAGTACACACATGCTGTTTACTAGGAACAAATTTATGACAGCCAATAACCAAATATTCTCTCTTGAGCAGAATTTAAGTCACTGTATTGAGAGGAAGATTAAGTCAAGAATTTTTCAAGGACCAAAATGGGAATTCAAAAAAGCCATTACATagtattttcaaaaaaaaaaaaagatgtttgcGTTTACTAAAATCAactcaatcaatttcaactagTTAACAGATTTGGAAGCATAATatgaaagaatttttttgtaGGAATGGATAGGGATAAAAATGCAACTACTAGAAGCAAGCATGAAACTTGTAAGCTACCCtggaacaaataaaataaataagtaaataaaacagcgagataaataagtaaataaaacaGCGAGCTCACCTTAGTGTCATCAGAATCATTCAACACATAGGTTAATCTCTTCTCCTTGCGAGGACGAGTTGAGTTGTTTCCGTTGCTCGCACTACCCACGCGGTGCATTGCAGAAACTGTCAAGTACATAAATCATATAGCTTAAATAATATCCCCAGGGATAAATTGAGAAATTAATTCCACAACAGGAGTTCTACATAGGATCATTTCAGAcggcaaataaaataaaactaaacaaatcaGATGTAGTTTATGGATTATGATCATTTATTTAACAAACGAAGTTTGCAGTGCAGAAAAACTCTCTCAAGACACATCCACTTTCACAGAAAGCCGTTGCCTATAAGGCATAACCGTATATAGCGGGAGCTCCTAGAAACTAACATTAAGAAGTCTCTGTAACAATAGCTAGTTATTATCAAATGTTTTCAGCCATTATATAAGATGGACCACAGTCTTCTCAACATCCCAAACACTGATACCAAAATCTACAGCTCCAGACATGGTTTTTCACAATTACTAAGAAGCCAATAGTTATAGCTCCCACGTCCCAGACGTGATTCGGAACTTCTCAATGGTTTTCCAGACACGCTACATCATTTCTTACAACAATTCCCTGAGAACCTCACAATCCAGGCAAagtttaaaatcattatttccATACTGTCTGAATTACCAGTCAAAGCATAATCGCGTATCAAACGCAGCGAATACTCAATGCGATTCAAATCAAAACGCAGAGTAAAGTCATCGATAACAAAAAACACACCTAAAATTCATAACATACTGAACCCGCAGAAGCTATCGAATACCCCAAATCATCGACACAGGTAACGCAAacgaagaaaaaagagaaaataaaaggtCGGAAAACGAAAACATAACTCTTCGCACAAATTAACTAAACCGATCATAACGAAGTATAAGCTAAAACAGACTAATAACGAGATGCGATAATTTGTTTGGTAGAATCGAAAGGAGAAAACAACGGAATAAAACGAAATCGAGCTggagaaggagaagatgaaTCAGTGGAAGGAACAAACCGTGATGAGTGAGGAATTGGGAGCACTTTGAGTGCTTGCGTTTGTTGCAGTGGCGAGGTTTCAagtttagagagagaaaatgttcgGACGAATGAGAGAGAGAAGGGTGAAGACAGCGAACATGGGTGTGGAAATATGGGCGTCCAGATTTATTCCGGTAGATCCTTTGACCCGTTTATGCCTTTTATCTGAGGGCAAGATGGTCTTTACACTCGAAGAAAGGATAAACCAAAACCATGGAGAGAGGAAATATAAGCAGCATGGCCGATTGATTCATCAAAAGCAGCTCCGTCTGCGGAACCAATGCTTTCAACGGggttcttcttttttctttttttttttttaaataataacgtAGTATTCTTACGaagaaaatattagttttacacgctgtaacaaaattttattcataaattatttgtattaattacATCTATTTACGATTCCAGTAAATTCAACTAATCAAAGGAAAATAccttaaaaatatcatttgtgATTATAGGCTAACTGTAAATTAAATCTCCTTATTACGGTGCATTAAATGATATTACTTTGATTAAGAAAGCCGTTGTTTGCACGCTTTGTGTTAGTTTGTAATTAAcatcttttataatttgttatgaAGGTGTTCGCTTATAGCAGTATAAAACATCTATaggaagaaatatattattttattattaattaaattatttattatttgaggggtatatcattttaaaatggataataatagttagacaatatttttttttaacaacatttaaacattatttatgtattattttatgatttgtccatgatggtgtttatgattattattattaattgtggagtaattttagaccaattaCAAGATAACATATGAATGatttcaaatgttatcaaaaaaatattctctaagtatcattatcttttttaaatatttcatccaCCTTTTGGACCGACGTGCCATGAAGCAAGACattttggttgaatttgttATGTTTATAAAAACAATCTACAGTTATGTAAAAATCATCTTAGGAAtcataagaaattaaaagtttgTTATGCCATGACATGCCTAATTTTTAATCCTTGTcgtttttttaaagaaattgttttttttttgtacaaattTACATAATTGGTGTTATTATGAGACTTTGACATCTCAAATAATAAACACTTTAACCATATATCACCTGCACGAGAAACCAAATCAGACTTGTgtataaacaaataatactttcaataaataaatcaacCAAATATAAAATACGAAAGGTAAAAactagttttgaaaaaaaaaactaattataagatacaaaatactaaaacaaataaaatcatgtaTATTTACAAtccacaaaaattaaataaattttgtcaatattcttaatttgaggagaattgaaatttttagaTACGTACTTAGTTTAAATTGATATCCTCTAaagttctttatttttttttacgaaaACTACTtgattttcatgaaaaaaaaatgtgattgatTTCTTATACTCAATTAGAAAACtacttttttcatgtttttggatTGGTAGCTACcatattatatgaatttattatgtattaaaattatactCCTACTTTAAAACCCTATACATTTATCTAGCCTATTATACATGCTCAAATACTTCAAAACCCATTACACatgcttaattatttttaaaaaacacaattatGCATGATTGTGTTAATGAATTGTAtgaagaaaagtcaaccaataaATGATATCAAGTAGATTTTCTAATAACTAAGTCCATTATTTGTGACAGCAAAATTATGATCTGAATAGtaatatttgagattttttttttttttatctctaatccaaagttttcatataaaatatctaataaattaaaagtgtgTAATTTATATAAGTTTGTTTGTCGTAGGGTAAGATTCTTCACAAAacctaaataagaaatattttttaaaagttttattggTGTATGAGTACACATCTaagtagggatgacaacgggtcgggtcgagtACAGATAGTGTCTACCCGCAACCTAATCCGTCGAATAAAAATGTACCTGTCATCTGACTCGCTACGCGCCGGATactcgtttaaaaaatatctgcaagtattttaaaaatccaCGGGTACCCGCAGGtatccgcaaaaaataaaaaatatatattttatattttttaaaataaaatttaaataaaattacaaaatatatataatataatataaacaaaattaaatataaattaaaaattaattttaattaatttaaatctaataaaatataattttattttatttttaattaaatttaattaaaaaatttataaattaatttttcttttattttttgcgagTAACGGATACCCGCGGTCAgatagtatactacccgtaccTGACCCGTTTAGAaacggatattaaaatatccactaCCCATTACCTATGGATATTAAATATCCGCAGATATTAACTATCCGCCGCGGATTTTACCCGCGGATATTTGTGCCTGTGGAATTTTTTGTCATCCCTCCATCCAAGGTCATTATGTTGAATCAACGTATACCCTTTTTATCTTATTCTAAAACATATGGAATAAATTGGTTATTGAATAATGATAACAATGTTATTAATAGGGTgattaagaacaaaaatattattggcTTAGTTGAGGGagatttccttttctattttgtgattaagaatttatttaacattttgtaCGAGGCATTGTAAGGAAaaaagtttgttatttttttaagagacaTTTCTTATATCTTTAATGTTACAAAGCATGAATTATCTTTTTCATATTCAttggtttttttatatataaaagacatAAACAAAAACTCACAAAACAA
Above is a genomic segment from Vigna radiata var. radiata cultivar VC1973A chromosome 10, Vradiata_ver6, whole genome shotgun sequence containing:
- the LOC106775958 gene encoding WD repeat-containing protein 48; protein product: MHRVGSASNGNNSTRPRKEKRLTYVLNDSDDTKHCAGINCLALLTSEASDGSDYLFTGSRDGRLKRWVLSVDRATCSATFESHVDWVNDAVLVGDSTLVSCSSDTTLKTWNALSLGTCTRTLRQHSDYVTCLAAAGKNSNVVASGGLGGEVFVWDIEAATTPVSKSNDTTVDESSNGINGSGNLLPLTSLRTINSSTNMSMNTNQTQGYIPIAAKGHKDSVYALATNESGTILVSGGTEKVVRVWDARTGSKTLKLKGHTDNIRALLLDSTGRYCLSGSSDSMIRLWDIGQQRCVHSYAVHTDSVWALASTPTFSHVYSGGRDFSLYLTDLQTRESSLLCTGEHPILQLALHGDSMWVASTDSSVHRWPTEGCNPEKIFQRGNSFLAGNLSFSRARVSLEGSTPVPVYKEPTLTILGTPAIVQHEVLNNKRHVLTKDASGSVKLWEITKGVVIEDYGKVSFEEKKEELFEMVSIPAWFTVDTRLGSLSVHLDTPQCFSAEMYSADLNIVGKPEDDKVNLGRETLKGLLAHWLRKRKQRTGSPASANGELLSGKDIASRSLTHSRIEVDGSSENDTMVYPPFEFSVTSPPSIITEGSHGGPWRKKITDLDGTKDEKDFPWWCLDCVLNNRLPPRENTKCSFYLQPCEGSSVQIVTQGKLSAPRILRIHKVINYVIEKMVLDKPLDSLNADGSFAPGLTGSQSQHQTVGDGPFRSGFKPWQKLRPSIEILCSNQVLSPEMSLATVRAYVWKKSEDLVLNYRLVQSR